A window of Sebastes umbrosus isolate fSebUmb1 chromosome 3, fSebUmb1.pri, whole genome shotgun sequence contains these coding sequences:
- the suz12b gene encoding polycomb protein suz12-B isoform X2, whose translation MPSARNSGDIMSGASCKANGAVYPASSAMMNSVKKPKMEQIQADHELFLQAFEKPTQIYRFLRTRNLIAPIFLHRTLTFMSHRNGRTNAKRKTFKVDDMLQTVERMKEEQDSLSLSSHLQLTFTGFFHKDEKPSQNSENEQNSVSLEVLLVKVCHKKRKDVSCPIKQVPTGKKQVPLNPDSNQTKHGSYPSLLVSSNEFEPSNSHMVKSYSLLFRVSRTGRRDTNGLVNGEANENIDVIDTPSRKKRSSSHRDEGETTETFVAQMTVFDKNRRLQLLDGEYEVSMQGMEDSPVSKKRATWETILDGKRLPPFETFSQGPTLQFMLRWTGDASGKSTAPVAKPLATRNSDSSSPMETRTSNHRAALMMKESVSTDIQTRKEQVLCEPRQKLRIFYQFLYNNNTRQQTEARDDLHCPWCTLNCSKLYSLLKHLKLSHSRFIFNYVPHPKGARIDVSINECYDGSYVGNPQDIHSQPGFAFSRNGPVKRTAVTHILVCRPKRTKPSLSEFLETEDGELEQQRTYVSGHNRLYFHSDSCMPLRPQEMEEDSEDERDPEWLREKTATQLDEFTDVNEGEKEVMKLWNLHVMKYGFIADNQMNQAIMLFAEKTGAHIIRRNLCRNFLLHLVSMHDFNLVSTATIDRAMARLRQIREELPDVEEEEQDQTLVPAGACNGNVVTSAGGKQGKRTKSALTE comes from the exons ATGCCATCAGCCAGG AACTCAGGTGATATTATGAGTGGGGCTAGTTGTAAAGCTAACGGAGCTGTGTACCCGGCCTCATCAGCCATGATGAACTCTGTGAAGAAGCCGAAGATGGAGCAGATCCAGGCCGACCATGAGCTGTTCCTGCAGGCCTTTGAAA AACCAACTCAGATATACAGATTCCTCCGCACAAGGAATTTGATTGCA CCCATATTTTTGCACAGGACGCTCACCTTCATGTCTCACAGAAATGGCCGAACAAATGCCAAAAG GAAAACGTTCAAAGTGGACGACATGTTGCAGACAGTCGAGAGGATGAAAGAAGAGCAGGATTCTCTAAG TTTATCTTCACATCTACAGTTAACCTTCACTGGGTTCTTCCATAAGGATG AAAAGCCATCTCAgaattcagaaaatgaacaaaattcCGTGTCCTTAGAGGTGCTACTTGTCAAAGTCTGCCATAAAAAACGCAAG GATGTCAGCTGCCCGATAAAGCAAGTGCCTACAGGTAAAAAGCAGGTGCCTTTGAATCCTGACAGTAACCAAACCAAGCATGGCTCCTACCCCTCCTTACTGGTCTCCAGCAACGAGTTTGAGCCCAGCAACAGCCACATGGTCAAGTCCTACTCGCTCCTGTTCAGGGTGTCACGCACAGGGAGGAGAGATACTAATGGTCTAGTCAACGGAGAGGCCAACGAGAACATTG ATGTAATAGATACTCCTAGTAGAAAGAAGAGAAGTTCATCCCATAGAGACGAGGGAGAGACCACAGAGACCTTTGTTGCACAGATGACTGTCTTTGATAAGAATAG GAGATTGCAGCTGCTGGATGGGGAGTACGAGGTGTCGATGCAAGGGATGGAGGACAGCCCTGTCAGCAAGAAGCGAGCTACGTGGGAAACCATTCTGGATGGAAAG AGACTGCCACCATTTGAGACATTTTCTCAGGGACCCACATTGCAGTTCATGCTGCGTTGGACAGGTGATGCTAGCGGAAAATCCACTGCCCCCGTGGCAAAACCCCTTGCCACACGCAACTCCGACAGCTCCAGCCCCATGGAGACTAGAACCAGCAATCACCGAGCTGCCCTCATGA TGAAAGAGTCAGTGAGCACAGACATTCAGACGAGGAAAGAGCAGGTCCTGTGTGAGCCGCGGCAGAAGCTACGTATATTTTATCAG TTCTTGTACAACAATAACACACGGCAGCAAACAGAGGCAAGAGATGATCTTCACTGTCCCTGGTGTACCCTGAATTGCAGCAAACTCTACAGCCTGCTCAAACACCTCAAACTCTCCCACTCTCGCTTCATCTTCAACTATGTG CCTCACCCCAAAGGAGCAAGGATAGACGTGTCCATCAATGAGTGCTATGACGGCTCATACGTTGGTAACCCTCAGGACATCCACAGCCAACCCGGCTTCGCTTTCAGCCGCAACGGCCCAGTTAAGAGGACTGCTGTAACTCACATACTGGTCTGCAG GCCCAAGAGGACCAAACCGAGTCTGTCAGAGTTCCTGGAGACTGAGGACGGAGAGTTGGAGCAGCAGAGGACCTATGTCAGCGGACACAACCGCCTCTACTTCCACAGTGACAGCTGCATGCCCCTGCGGCcccaggagatggaggaggacagTGAGGACGAGCGAGATCCAGAGTGGCTCAGAGAGAAGACCGCCACG CAACTGGATGAGTTCACAGATGTCAatgagggagagaaggaagtGATGAAGCTGTGGAACCTGCATGTCATGAAGTACGG TTTCATAGCCGACAACCAGATGAATCAGGCCATCATGCTTTTCGCAGAGAAAACTGGCGCTCACATCATCCGTCGCAACCTCTGCCGCAACTTCCTCCTGCATCTAGTCAGCATGCACGACTTCAACCTGGTGAGCACGGCCACCATCGACCGCGCAATGGCCCGTCTGCGACAGATCCGAGAGGAGCTTCCGGACgtcgaggaggaggagcaggaccAGACTCTGGTACCGGCAGGAGCCTGCAACGGCAACGTCGTCACCTCCGCCGGAGGGAAACAGGGCAAGAGGACAAAAAGCGCACTAACGGAATga